Proteins encoded within one genomic window of Streptomyces sp. NBC_00523:
- a CDS encoding threonine aldolase family protein translates to MADPATVRTDARRHHDPQVRGFASDNYAGTHPEILAALALANGGHQVAYGEDDYTGHLQRVMHSHFGPTAEAFPVFNGTGANVVSLQAMTDRWGAVICAESAHINVDEGGAPERVGGLKLLTVPTEDGKLTPELIDRQAYGWDDEHRAMPQVVSITQNTELGTVYTPDEIRAICEHAHGHGMTVHLDGARIANASASLDVPMRTFTNTVGVDVLSFGGTKNGAIFGEAVVVLNPDAVRAMKHLRKLSMQLASKMRFVSVQLEALLAGDLWLRNARHANAMAQRLAEGVRGIDGVEILHPVQANAVFARLPHAVTERLQKRFRFYFWDEQAGDVRWMCAFDTTEEDVDAFLLALKEEMAAA, encoded by the coding sequence GTGGCTGACCCCGCAACCGTAAGGACCGACGCGCGTCGCCATCACGACCCGCAGGTCCGCGGTTTCGCCAGTGACAACTACGCGGGGACGCACCCCGAGATCCTCGCGGCGCTCGCCCTCGCCAACGGCGGCCACCAGGTCGCCTACGGCGAGGACGACTACACGGGCCATCTCCAGCGCGTCATGCACAGCCACTTCGGGCCCACCGCCGAGGCGTTCCCGGTCTTCAACGGAACCGGCGCCAACGTGGTGTCGCTCCAGGCCATGACCGACCGCTGGGGCGCGGTCATCTGCGCCGAGTCCGCGCACATCAACGTGGACGAGGGCGGGGCGCCCGAGCGGGTCGGCGGCCTCAAGCTGCTCACCGTCCCCACCGAGGACGGCAAGCTCACCCCGGAGCTCATCGACCGGCAGGCGTACGGCTGGGACGACGAGCACCGCGCCATGCCGCAGGTCGTCTCGATCACGCAGAACACCGAGCTGGGCACCGTCTACACCCCCGACGAGATCCGCGCCATCTGCGAGCACGCCCACGGGCACGGCATGACGGTGCACCTCGACGGCGCCCGCATAGCCAACGCGTCGGCGTCCCTGGACGTGCCCATGCGTACGTTCACCAACACCGTCGGCGTCGACGTGCTGTCCTTCGGCGGCACGAAGAACGGGGCCATCTTCGGCGAGGCCGTCGTCGTCCTGAACCCCGACGCGGTCCGCGCCATGAAGCACCTGCGCAAGCTGTCGATGCAGCTCGCGTCCAAGATGCGCTTCGTCTCCGTGCAGCTGGAGGCGCTGCTCGCGGGCGACCTGTGGCTGCGCAACGCCCGGCACGCCAACGCGATGGCCCAACGGCTCGCCGAGGGCGTGCGCGGGATCGACGGCGTGGAGATCCTCCACCCCGTGCAGGCCAACGCCGTCTTCGCGCGGCTGCCGCACGCGGTCACCGAACGGCTCCAGAAGCGCTTCCGCTTCTACTTCTGGGACGAGCAGGCCGGGGACGTGCGCTGGATGTGCGCCTTCGACACCACGGAGGAGGACGTCGACGCGTTCCTCCTCGCGCTCAAGGAGGAAATGGCCGCCGCCTAG
- a CDS encoding glycerophosphodiester phosphodiesterase yields MSILTIGHRGAPGFEPENTLRSFVRAEKDGVDLIELDLHLSKDGALAVMHDAEVDRTTDGEGPIAEKTLAELRALDAGLGERVPVFEEVLDAVRSPLQAEIKDVAAARTLARVMHERELVERVEVISFHDEAIAEIAQLVPGVRTALVASRWGGDLLDRAKAVGATRLILNIRRITRELVEKAHAEGLTVFGWTVNTQQQLRLAEGLGLDGVTTDHPDIQRGGGAPA; encoded by the coding sequence TTGTCCATTCTCACGATCGGTCATCGCGGAGCGCCGGGCTTCGAGCCGGAGAACACCCTGCGCTCGTTCGTCCGCGCCGAGAAGGACGGCGTGGACCTCATCGAGCTGGACCTGCATCTGAGCAAGGACGGCGCGCTGGCCGTCATGCACGACGCGGAGGTGGACCGTACGACCGACGGCGAAGGTCCGATCGCGGAGAAGACGCTCGCCGAGCTGCGCGCGCTCGACGCGGGCCTGGGCGAGCGGGTGCCCGTCTTCGAGGAGGTCCTGGACGCCGTGCGGTCCCCGCTCCAGGCGGAGATCAAGGACGTGGCCGCGGCCCGTACCCTGGCCCGGGTCATGCACGAGCGCGAGCTGGTGGAGCGCGTCGAGGTGATCTCGTTCCACGACGAGGCGATCGCCGAGATCGCGCAGCTGGTCCCCGGCGTGCGGACGGCGCTGGTGGCCAGCCGCTGGGGCGGGGACCTGCTGGACCGCGCGAAGGCGGTGGGCGCGACCCGGCTCATCCTGAACATCCGGCGCATCACGCGGGAACTGGTCGAGAAGGCCCACGCCGAGGGGCTGACGGTCTTCGGCTGGACGGTCAACACCCAGCAGCAGCTGCGGCTGGCCGAGGGACTGGGGCTCGACGGCGTGACCACCGACCACCCCGACATCCAGCGCGGGGGCGGCGCCCCCGCCTAG
- a CDS encoding GNAT family N-acetyltransferase, which yields MDTAPPRDTGELTFRDATEADIPALVELIESAYRGDSSRTGWTTEADILQGQRTDPQGVRAVVESPGSRLLVVERDGAPVACCQLEHRGEAAYFGMFAVRPALQGAGLGKVIIAEAERTVREGWGVREMHMTVISVREELIAWYERRGYRRTGKLSPFPYGDDRFGIPQRDDLAFELLVKELEG from the coding sequence ATGGACACCGCCCCGCCCCGGGACACGGGAGAGCTGACGTTCCGCGACGCCACCGAAGCGGACATCCCCGCGCTCGTCGAGCTGATCGAGTCGGCGTACCGGGGCGACAGCAGCCGCACCGGCTGGACCACCGAGGCGGACATCCTCCAGGGGCAGCGCACCGACCCGCAGGGCGTGCGCGCGGTGGTCGAGAGCCCGGGCAGCCGGCTGCTCGTGGTGGAGCGCGACGGCGCGCCCGTCGCCTGCTGCCAGCTGGAGCACCGCGGCGAGGCCGCGTACTTCGGCATGTTCGCGGTCCGCCCCGCGCTCCAGGGCGCCGGCCTCGGCAAGGTGATCATCGCCGAGGCCGAGCGCACCGTCCGGGAGGGCTGGGGCGTGCGGGAGATGCACATGACCGTGATCTCCGTCCGCGAGGAGCTCATCGCCTGGTACGAGCGCCGGGGCTACCGCCGCACGGGCAAGCTGTCCCCGTTCCCGTACGGCGACGACCGCTTCGGCATCCCCCAGCGCGACGACCTGGCCTTCGAACTGCTGGTCAAGGAGCTCGAAGGCTGA
- a CDS encoding DUF6421 family protein: MTEILVHDAASGDIAAAPRVIEHPAWPALKNAVEEIRPWQSKDGSIDFDAEGAPAPALAEAAVERVIGAVEELSPLLPHDAAYHRALVKDLRSWVGGGFDVPDFLDSLLAFQPAKGRADGLQHLVVFAMYTQNGNPDRNLEAVVLRMVWPDWLAELEASRYDNPLFCGITFEDFTSGYDTNSAVLFPETIAVREAPERFSWGGIFCDREAARFRRVTEAAVDLLGVELPDDIRAMISDQQRCEQAFVLWDMVHDRTHSHGDLPFDPFMIKQRQPFWMYGLEELRCDLTAFKEAVKLEAEGNPHGRDVQYAVLFDRMFRFPVTGERVRNYDGLGGQLLFAYLHKHDVVRWTDNTLRIDWERAPQVTNQLCAEIEKLYRDGIDRPKLVHWFAAYDLVSTYLAPHPGSRWAKGPDALDLSQPPRKLVDDVLPDEFPLSMFYEALSKKLKSVIASAKGITGSDTGKAAA, from the coding sequence ATGACGGAAATTCTTGTGCACGACGCCGCATCCGGCGACATAGCTGCCGCCCCACGGGTGATCGAGCACCCGGCCTGGCCCGCGCTCAAGAACGCCGTGGAGGAGATCCGTCCCTGGCAGTCGAAGGACGGTTCCATCGACTTCGACGCCGAGGGCGCTCCCGCCCCGGCGCTCGCCGAGGCCGCCGTGGAGCGGGTCATCGGCGCCGTCGAGGAGCTGTCCCCGCTGCTGCCGCACGACGCCGCGTACCACCGCGCCCTCGTGAAGGACCTGCGCAGCTGGGTGGGCGGCGGTTTCGACGTCCCCGACTTCCTGGACTCCCTGCTGGCCTTCCAGCCGGCCAAGGGGCGCGCCGACGGCCTCCAGCACCTGGTCGTCTTCGCCATGTACACCCAGAACGGCAACCCGGACCGCAATCTCGAAGCGGTCGTGCTGCGGATGGTCTGGCCCGACTGGCTCGCCGAGCTGGAGGCCAGCCGCTACGACAACCCGCTGTTCTGCGGCATCACCTTCGAGGACTTCACCTCCGGCTACGACACCAACTCCGCGGTGCTCTTCCCGGAGACCATCGCCGTCCGCGAGGCCCCCGAGCGCTTCAGCTGGGGCGGCATCTTCTGCGACCGCGAGGCCGCCCGCTTCCGCCGCGTCACCGAGGCGGCCGTCGACCTCCTCGGCGTCGAGCTGCCCGACGACATCCGCGCGATGATCAGCGACCAGCAGCGCTGCGAGCAGGCGTTCGTGCTCTGGGACATGGTTCACGACCGCACCCACAGCCACGGCGACCTGCCGTTCGACCCCTTCATGATCAAGCAGCGCCAGCCGTTCTGGATGTACGGCCTGGAGGAGCTGCGCTGCGACCTCACCGCCTTCAAGGAGGCCGTGAAGCTGGAGGCCGAGGGCAATCCGCACGGCCGCGACGTGCAGTACGCCGTGCTCTTCGACCGGATGTTCCGCTTCCCGGTCACCGGCGAGCGCGTCCGCAACTACGACGGCCTCGGCGGCCAGCTCCTCTTCGCGTACCTGCACAAGCACGATGTGGTCCGCTGGACCGACAACACGCTCCGGATCGACTGGGAGCGCGCCCCGCAGGTCACCAACCAGCTCTGCGCCGAGATCGAGAAGCTGTACCGGGACGGCATCGACCGCCCCAAGCTGGTCCACTGGTTCGCCGCGTACGACCTGGTCTCCACCTACCTCGCGCCGCACCCCGGCTCCCGCTGGGCCAAGGGCCCCGACGCCCTGGACCTCTCCCAGCCGCCGCGGAAACTCGTGGACGACGTGCTTCCGGACGAGTTTCCCCTGAGCATGTTCTATGAGGCCCTCTCCAAGAAGCTGAAGAGCGTGATCGCCTCGGCCAAGGGCATCACCGGCTCGGACACGGGGAAGGCTGCCGCGTGA
- a CDS encoding electron transfer flavoprotein subunit beta/FixA family protein: MSLRIVVTVKYVPDATGDRHFADDLTLDREDVDGLLSELDEYAVEQALQIAEAADDAEVTVLTVGPEDAKDALRKALSMGADKAVHVEDDDLHGTDALGTSLVLAKAIEETGYDLVISGMASTDGTMGVVPALLAERLGVPQVTLLSQVSVEGGVVRGRRDGDSASEELEASLPAVVSVTDQSGEARYPSFKGIMAAKKKPVKSLDLDDLGIDADEVGLAGAWSAVDSATERPARTAGTIVKDEGEGGKQLAEFLAGQKFI; encoded by the coding sequence GTGAGCTTGAGGATCGTTGTCACTGTGAAGTACGTGCCCGACGCGACCGGTGACCGGCATTTCGCCGATGACCTGACGTTGGACCGTGAGGATGTCGACGGTCTGCTGTCGGAGCTGGACGAGTATGCGGTCGAGCAGGCGTTGCAGATCGCGGAGGCGGCTGATGATGCGGAGGTCACCGTGTTGACGGTGGGTCCGGAGGATGCCAAGGACGCGTTGCGCAAGGCGTTGTCGATGGGTGCGGACAAGGCGGTTCACGTCGAGGACGACGATCTGCACGGTACGGACGCGCTGGGTACGTCGCTGGTGCTGGCGAAGGCGATCGAGGAGACCGGGTACGACCTGGTGATCTCGGGGATGGCGTCGACGGACGGCACGATGGGTGTGGTTCCGGCGCTGCTCGCGGAGCGGCTGGGTGTGCCGCAGGTGACGCTGCTGTCGCAGGTGTCGGTCGAGGGCGGTGTGGTGCGTGGCCGTCGTGACGGTGACAGTGCGTCGGAGGAGCTGGAGGCGTCGCTGCCGGCGGTGGTGTCGGTGACCGACCAGTCCGGTGAGGCGCGTTACCCGTCGTTCAAGGGGATCATGGCGGCGAAGAAGAAGCCGGTGAAGTCCCTGGACCTGGACGATCTGGGGATCGACGCGGACGAGGTGGGTCTGGCGGGTGCGTGGAGCGCGGTCGACTCCGCGACCGAGCGTCCGGCCCGTACCGCGGGAACGATCGTGAAGGACGAGGGCGAGGGCGGCAAGCAGCTGGCCGAATTCCTGGCCGGCCAGAAGTTCATCTGA
- a CDS encoding electron transfer flavoprotein subunit alpha/FixB family protein — MAEVLVYVDHLDGAVRKPTLELLTLARRIGEPVAVALGNGAADTADVLAEHGAVKVLTAEAPEFADYLVVPKVDALQAAFDAVSPVAVLLSSSAEAKEIAARLAVRIGSGIITDAVDLEAGDAGPVATQSAFAASYTTKSRVSKGVPVITVKPNSAPVEAASAAGAVETLAVTFSAQATGTKVLSRTPRESTGRPELTEAAIVVSGGRGVNGAENFAIIEALADSLGAAVGASRAAVDAGWYPHTNQVGQTGKSVSPQLYIANGISGAIQHRAGMQTSKTIVAVNKDAEAPIFDLVDYGVVGDLFAVVPQLTEEINTRKG; from the coding sequence ATGGCTGAAGTTCTCGTCTATGTCGACCACCTGGACGGTGCCGTCCGCAAGCCCACCCTGGAGCTGCTGACGCTGGCCCGCCGCATCGGCGAGCCCGTCGCCGTCGCGCTGGGCAACGGTGCTGCCGACACCGCCGACGTGCTTGCCGAGCACGGTGCGGTCAAGGTGCTGACCGCCGAAGCGCCCGAGTTCGCCGACTACCTCGTCGTACCGAAGGTGGACGCGCTCCAGGCCGCCTTCGACGCCGTGTCCCCGGTCGCCGTGCTGCTGTCCTCCTCCGCGGAGGCCAAGGAGATCGCGGCCCGCCTCGCAGTCCGTATCGGCTCCGGCATCATCACCGACGCCGTCGACCTCGAGGCCGGCGACGCGGGCCCGGTCGCCACGCAGTCCGCGTTCGCCGCCTCGTACACGACCAAGTCCCGTGTCTCCAAGGGCGTTCCGGTCATCACGGTCAAGCCGAACTCCGCCCCGGTCGAGGCGGCCTCGGCCGCCGGTGCCGTCGAGACCCTCGCGGTCACCTTCTCGGCGCAGGCCACGGGCACGAAGGTGCTGTCCCGTACGCCGCGTGAGTCGACCGGCCGCCCGGAGCTGACGGAGGCCGCGATCGTGGTCTCCGGTGGCCGTGGTGTCAACGGTGCGGAGAACTTCGCGATCATCGAGGCCCTCGCGGACTCGCTGGGTGCCGCGGTGGGTGCCTCGCGTGCCGCCGTGGACGCGGGCTGGTACCCCCACACCAACCAGGTCGGCCAGACCGGCAAGTCCGTCTCGCCGCAGCTCTACATCGCCAACGGCATCTCCGGCGCGATCCAGCACCGGGCGGGCATGCAGACCTCGAAGACGATCGTCGCGGTCAACAAGGACGCCGAGGCCCCGATCTTCGACCTCGTGGACTACGGCGTCGTCGGCGACCTCTTCGCCGTCGTCCCCCAGCTCACCGAGGAGATCAACACCCGCAAGGGCTGA
- a CDS encoding putative leader peptide → MLLPPGGTPLTAPTAHRQSDVMPSDPLLHGRAYIDLARTAGACCPGA, encoded by the coding sequence ATGCTTCTCCCACCTGGTGGGACGCCCTTGACTGCACCGACCGCGCATCGTCAGTCTGACGTTATGCCGTCAGATCCCCTTCTCCATGGCCGGGCGTACATCGACCTCGCCCGCACCGCCGGCGCGTGCTGTCCGGGTGCCTGA
- a CDS encoding TlpA family protein disulfide reductase yields the protein MDGQAGAERLDAPRLGAELGERATLVQFSSAFCQPCRATRRTLAEVAGMVEGVAHVEIDAEARLALVRDLGISRTPTVLVLDAGGRIVRRAEGQPRTVDVVAALGRAI from the coding sequence GTGGACGGGCAGGCAGGCGCCGAAAGGCTGGACGCGCCACGACTCGGCGCGGAACTGGGGGAGCGGGCCACGCTCGTCCAGTTCTCCAGCGCCTTCTGCCAGCCGTGCCGGGCCACGCGCCGCACCCTCGCGGAGGTGGCCGGAATGGTCGAGGGCGTCGCCCATGTGGAGATCGACGCGGAGGCGCGTCTCGCGCTCGTACGCGACCTCGGCATCAGCCGGACCCCCACCGTGCTGGTCCTCGACGCCGGGGGCCGGATCGTCCGACGCGCCGAGGGACAGCCCCGCACCGTCGACGTCGTCGCCGCCCTCGGCCGGGCGATATGA
- a CDS encoding SDR family NAD(P)-dependent oxidoreductase yields MNGTSTGDADGALEGAVVAVAGAAGPAGRATLLRLAEAGAVVVASDSHPARLAEAVDAARYAHGGATVTGDTVDLLDLGATREWADKTEKEFGRVDGVVHLVGGWRGSATFGETDPADWTLLEKLLIRTVQNTSLAFHDCLLRSDRGRFLLTSAAGASKPTAGNAAYAAAKAAAEAWTLALADSFRKAGGEDGPRSAAAILVVKALVHDAMRAERPNAKFAGFTDVTDLADAIAGVWDRPAPEVNGKRLWLTPQP; encoded by the coding sequence ATGAACGGAACAAGCACGGGCGACGCGGACGGCGCGCTCGAAGGCGCCGTGGTCGCCGTCGCGGGAGCCGCCGGACCGGCCGGACGGGCCACGCTGCTGCGGCTCGCCGAGGCGGGCGCGGTCGTCGTCGCGTCGGACTCCCACCCCGCCCGGCTCGCCGAAGCCGTCGACGCGGCGCGCTACGCCCACGGCGGCGCGACCGTCACGGGCGACACCGTCGACCTGCTCGACCTCGGCGCCACCCGGGAATGGGCGGACAAGACGGAGAAGGAGTTCGGCCGCGTCGACGGCGTCGTCCACCTCGTGGGCGGATGGCGCGGCAGCGCGACCTTCGGCGAGACCGACCCCGCCGACTGGACGCTGCTGGAGAAGCTGCTGATCCGCACGGTGCAGAACACCTCGCTGGCCTTCCACGACTGCCTGCTGCGCAGCGACCGGGGCCGCTTCCTGCTGACCAGCGCGGCGGGCGCGAGCAAGCCCACCGCGGGCAACGCCGCCTACGCCGCCGCCAAGGCCGCCGCCGAGGCGTGGACCCTCGCCCTCGCCGACTCCTTCCGCAAGGCGGGGGGCGAGGACGGCCCGCGCAGCGCGGCTGCGATCCTGGTCGTGAAGGCACTGGTGCACGACGCGATGCGCGCCGAGCGCCCGAATGCGAAGTTCGCGGGCTTCACCGACGTCACGGACCTGGCCGATGCCATCGCCGGCGTCTGGGACCGGCCCGCCCCGGAAGTGAACGGAAAGCGCCTGTGGCTGACCCCGCAACCGTAA
- a CDS encoding DUF5134 domain-containing protein, with protein sequence MHGPAMSGWLLMALCAVTGSYCLLRTRTGSAEERRAARAEALMGFGMAAMAVPAAAVAPPAWGWGAYAVFFGVAALRALWFSRRSGHHLHHLVGSGAMVYMAVVMARAGAGGHGGGHVSHAMGSHSMAGAGGIPLLTGLLLVYYAVYVLRSGARLVPVAAAAAGGGPSPGGWGARPELALACRLTMGIAMFAMLLTL encoded by the coding sequence GTGCACGGACCGGCGATGTCCGGATGGCTGCTGATGGCGTTGTGCGCGGTGACGGGCTCGTACTGCTTGCTGCGCACCCGTACGGGGAGCGCCGAGGAGCGCAGAGCCGCGCGGGCCGAGGCGCTGATGGGCTTCGGCATGGCCGCGATGGCGGTCCCGGCGGCCGCCGTCGCCCCGCCCGCGTGGGGATGGGGCGCGTACGCGGTGTTCTTCGGGGTCGCGGCGCTGCGGGCGCTGTGGTTCTCCCGGCGCAGCGGACACCATCTGCACCATCTGGTCGGCTCCGGCGCGATGGTCTACATGGCGGTGGTGATGGCCCGGGCCGGGGCGGGCGGGCACGGCGGCGGCCATGTCTCGCACGCGATGGGGTCGCACAGCATGGCCGGGGCGGGCGGCATACCCCTGCTCACGGGGCTGCTCCTCGTCTACTACGCGGTGTACGTGCTGCGCTCGGGCGCCCGGCTGGTGCCGGTGGCCGCGGCGGCCGCCGGCGGCGGGCCCTCGCCCGGGGGCTGGGGGGCGCGACCGGAGCTGGCGCTGGCGTGCCGGCTGACCATGGGCATAGCCATGTTCGCGATGCTGCTCACCCTGTGA
- a CDS encoding lysophospholipid acyltransferase family protein has product MAELVYRPVIGAARTFFKALDLKIDTQGSEHIPKTGGAVLVSNHISYLDFIFSGLAALPQKRLVRFMAKESVFRHKVSGPLMRGMKHIPVDRKQGEDAYAHALESLRSGEIVGVFPEATISESFTLKSFKSGAARLAQEAGVPLIPMALWGTQRLWTKGRPRSFKRNHIPVTIRVGEPVEAPTDQYAGAITRRLRERVQELLEAAQRAYPVRPKDASDTWWVPAHLGGTAPTPAEVRERG; this is encoded by the coding sequence ATGGCAGAACTCGTCTATCGGCCGGTCATCGGCGCCGCTCGCACGTTTTTCAAGGCGCTCGACCTGAAGATCGACACTCAGGGTTCGGAGCACATCCCGAAGACCGGTGGCGCTGTTCTGGTCAGCAATCACATCAGCTATCTGGACTTCATCTTCAGTGGCCTCGCCGCGCTCCCGCAGAAGCGGCTGGTGCGTTTCATGGCCAAGGAATCGGTATTCCGGCACAAGGTCTCGGGGCCGCTGATGCGCGGCATGAAGCACATTCCCGTCGACCGCAAGCAGGGCGAGGACGCGTACGCGCACGCGCTGGAGTCGCTGCGCTCCGGCGAGATCGTCGGGGTGTTCCCCGAGGCGACGATCTCGGAGTCGTTCACGCTCAAGAGCTTCAAGTCCGGTGCCGCGCGCCTGGCGCAGGAGGCCGGGGTGCCGCTGATCCCGATGGCGCTGTGGGGCACGCAGCGGCTCTGGACGAAGGGCCGGCCGCGCAGCTTCAAGCGCAACCACATCCCGGTCACCATCCGCGTCGGCGAGCCCGTGGAGGCCCCCACCGACCAGTACGCGGGCGCCATCACGCGGCGGCTGCGCGAACGGGTGCAGGAGCTCCTCGAAGCGGCGCAGCGGGCCTATCCGGTCCGGCCGAAGGACGCGAGTGACACGTGGTGGGTGCCCGCGCACCTGGGCGGTACGGCTCCGACGCCGGCCGAGGTCCGCGAGCGCGGCTGA
- a CDS encoding phosphatase PAP2 family protein → MHIPLLSPVGRVRAVSHLSRTGAVCAVLGGAVTALVVARWRPLVDLDERIAEALHRRAVTEPGLVHVNRLLTDWLWDPWTFRALIAVAVVTLWWRGARPLAVWVAGTTLLSALVQQGVKAAVGRDRPQWTAPVDSAHYAAYPSGHAMTATVSCGLLLWLLHRSGVRRGVWRAAVGAAAVSVLGVGLTRLYLGVHWPSDVLGGWLLGAALTAFAIRGSDRWCPAAPARRSP, encoded by the coding sequence ATGCACATTCCGCTGCTCTCCCCCGTCGGCCGGGTCCGCGCCGTTTCGCACCTCTCGCGGACGGGCGCGGTCTGCGCGGTGCTCGGCGGCGCGGTGACCGCGCTGGTGGTCGCCCGGTGGCGGCCGCTCGTGGACCTGGACGAGCGGATCGCGGAGGCGCTGCACCGGCGGGCGGTGACCGAGCCCGGCCTCGTCCATGTCAACCGGCTGCTGACGGACTGGCTGTGGGACCCGTGGACGTTCCGCGCGCTGATCGCCGTCGCGGTGGTGACCCTGTGGTGGCGCGGGGCCCGGCCGCTCGCGGTGTGGGTGGCGGGGACGACGCTGCTTTCGGCGCTCGTCCAGCAGGGCGTCAAGGCCGCCGTCGGCCGGGACCGGCCGCAGTGGACGGCCCCGGTGGACTCCGCCCACTACGCGGCCTACCCCTCGGGGCACGCGATGACGGCGACGGTGAGCTGCGGGCTGTTGCTGTGGCTGCTGCACCGGTCCGGTGTGCGGCGCGGGGTGTGGCGGGCGGCGGTGGGCGCGGCGGCCGTCTCGGTGCTCGGGGTCGGGCTCACCCGGCTGTACCTGGGCGTGCACTGGCCGTCCGACGTGCTGGGCGGGTGGCTCCTCGGGGCCGCGCTGACCGCCTTCGCGATCCGGGGCTCCGACCGCTGGTGCCCCGCCGCGCCCGCCCGCCGGAGCCCCTGA
- a CDS encoding M56 family metallopeptidase: MWVSLALLLLGAVAAVVTPRLMARAEWPEREPVVALWVWQCVVAAVLLSFALSMTFSAATAWQAVRGHVFAPAPHAVVEAYALAGHGAWSAVMAVLLALGGVWTAAMLAREIRRAQLRRRQRRSELLVRAPLMPGEEPGSGRLVVLEGERPDAWWLPGSAPQLVITTAALGRLKGRQLDAVLAHEQGHAQARHDWLLNCSEALATGFPQVPVFAAFRNEMHRLVELAADDVASRRFGRLTIALALVELNEDRGVFGPSSAADAELPLRVNRLLAPAGRLTAGRRLRLTAAAALVPVVPLLVAFVPGLSALK; the protein is encoded by the coding sequence ATGTGGGTCTCCCTAGCGCTGCTGCTGCTCGGTGCAGTGGCCGCCGTCGTGACCCCGCGCCTGATGGCGCGGGCCGAGTGGCCCGAGCGCGAGCCGGTGGTGGCGCTGTGGGTGTGGCAGTGCGTGGTGGCCGCGGTGCTGCTGTCCTTCGCCCTCTCCATGACGTTCAGCGCGGCGACCGCCTGGCAGGCGGTACGGGGTCATGTCTTCGCGCCCGCGCCGCACGCCGTCGTGGAGGCGTACGCGCTCGCGGGCCACGGGGCGTGGTCGGCCGTGATGGCGGTGCTGCTGGCCCTCGGCGGGGTGTGGACGGCCGCCATGCTGGCCCGGGAGATCCGCCGGGCGCAGCTGCGGCGCAGGCAGCGGCGGTCCGAACTCCTGGTGCGCGCCCCGCTGATGCCCGGCGAGGAGCCGGGGTCCGGGCGGCTGGTCGTGCTGGAGGGCGAGCGGCCCGACGCCTGGTGGCTGCCGGGGTCCGCGCCCCAACTCGTCATCACCACGGCCGCGCTGGGGCGGCTGAAGGGACGCCAGCTCGACGCGGTCCTGGCCCATGAGCAGGGTCACGCGCAGGCCCGGCACGACTGGCTGCTCAACTGCTCGGAGGCGCTGGCCACCGGCTTCCCGCAGGTGCCGGTGTTCGCGGCCTTCCGCAACGAGATGCACCGGCTGGTCGAGCTGGCCGCCGACGATGTGGCGTCACGGCGCTTCGGCCGGCTGACGATCGCCCTCGCCCTGGTCGAACTCAACGAGGACCGGGGCGTGTTCGGCCCGTCCTCGGCCGCGGACGCGGAACTGCCACTGCGGGTGAACCGGCTGCTGGCCCCGGCGGGCAGGCTCACGGCCGGACGGCGGCTGCGGCTGACCGCGGCGGCGGCCCTGGTGCCCGTGGTCCCGCTGCTGGTGGCGTTCGTCCCGGGGCTCAGCGCGCTGAAGTAG
- a CDS encoding flavin reductase family protein, which produces MTASPGLGETRTASPDLLRSVFRRHAAGVAVITAAGERPVGFTATSLNSVAAEPPLVSFGVGTASSSWPVLAEAEHVGVHILGEHQRELAATFARSGADRFGPSTFWRSGPEGVPLLDDVLAWLVCRVVARVPAGDHHIVIAQVVEGDPVGGGRPLVYHQGRFTALRD; this is translated from the coding sequence ATGACGGCATCACCCGGGCTCGGCGAGACGCGCACGGCATCCCCGGACCTGCTGCGCTCGGTGTTCCGCCGGCATGCCGCCGGAGTGGCCGTGATCACCGCCGCCGGGGAGCGCCCGGTCGGCTTCACCGCCACCTCGCTCAACTCCGTGGCCGCCGAGCCGCCCCTGGTCTCCTTCGGCGTCGGCACCGCGTCCTCCAGCTGGCCGGTGCTGGCCGAGGCCGAGCACGTGGGCGTGCACATACTCGGCGAACACCAGCGGGAGCTGGCCGCCACCTTCGCCCGGAGCGGCGCCGACCGGTTCGGTCCTTCCACCTTTTGGCGCAGCGGTCCGGAGGGCGTTCCGCTGCTGGACGACGTGCTGGCCTGGCTGGTCTGCCGCGTCGTGGCCCGGGTTCCGGCGGGCGACCACCACATCGTGATCGCGCAGGTGGTCGAGGGCGACCCGGTCGGCGGGGGCCGGCCGCTGGTCTATCACCAGGGCCGGTTCACGGCTCTGCGGGACTGA